One segment of Niabella beijingensis DNA contains the following:
- a CDS encoding helix-turn-helix domain-containing protein → MWAMVDKCAVFMDGILIIQFVQEGFGALRSSPDIPEDLVRYVIQATTAFSISGKGFKALFQKFMGNGFVAWINHFFAASDTVLQVSGFESTFDLWIAMQNGIRGSWNGELDVEIPASCFNFLFMPAGVWHARFDAGMQYETFDVHFEKWFVEDFVKDYKLFGQFMNQVKNISPVNLYDRPHRCTSLMLEAVQGIIQNNYSDVGRMRLLQNTIGNVLVATLEANGQVKDGTAQLTEVQIKALQEVKRLIDESIPYYPGNKQLCRQTYLNHFTLNYGFKRLFGLSPYKYYNAIRMERGKELLRNGESIHSVAADLDFESPQAFGKAFKLAFGLTPSQYRAGFPK, encoded by the coding sequence ATGTGGGCAATGGTGGATAAGTGTGCGGTGTTTATGGATGGTATTTTGATCATACAGTTTGTGCAAGAGGGTTTCGGAGCGCTTAGATCTTCACCGGATATTCCGGAGGATTTAGTTCGCTATGTAATTCAAGCAACTACGGCCTTTAGCATATCTGGGAAGGGTTTTAAAGCTCTTTTTCAAAAGTTTATGGGCAACGGCTTTGTAGCGTGGATTAATCACTTTTTTGCTGCCTCAGATACGGTTTTGCAGGTCAGCGGGTTTGAATCCACTTTTGATCTGTGGATAGCAATGCAAAATGGAATCAGGGGATCTTGGAACGGGGAGTTGGATGTTGAAATTCCAGCGTCCTGTTTTAATTTTCTTTTTATGCCTGCTGGTGTATGGCACGCCCGCTTTGATGCTGGAATGCAATATGAAACTTTTGATGTCCATTTTGAGAAGTGGTTTGTTGAGGATTTTGTAAAGGACTATAAATTATTTGGGCAGTTTATGAACCAGGTAAAGAATATCTCGCCGGTGAATTTGTATGATCGACCGCACCGCTGTACAAGTTTGATGTTAGAGGCGGTACAGGGCATAATACAAAATAATTATAGTGATGTGGGTAGGATGCGGCTTTTGCAGAACACCATCGGAAATGTTTTAGTTGCTACTTTGGAGGCAAATGGGCAGGTTAAGGACGGGACGGCTCAGCTGACTGAAGTTCAGATTAAGGCATTGCAGGAGGTAAAGCGATTGATTGATGAGAGCATTCCCTATTATCCAGGAAATAAACAACTTTGCCGTCAAACCTACCTCAACCATTTTACATTGAATTATGGATTCAAACGCTTATTTGGGCTTTCTCCTTATAAATATTACAATGCTATACGAATGGAGCGGGGAAAAGAATTGTTGCGTAATGGGGAAAGTATTCATTCGGTTGCGGCAGATCTTGACTTTGAATCACCCCAGGCATTTGGAAAAGCATTCAAGTTGGCGTTTGGCTTAACCCCAAGCCAATATCGGGCAGGCTTTCCAAAATGA
- a CDS encoding TerB family tellurite resistance protein, translating to MKKYVIILGLLCFYLAAGMVAKAQVAELEQLALNIEKLAQFKNILSDMKKGYEILTGGYNTVKNISEGNFKLHQVFLDGLMDVSPAVKKYKRVGDIINYQLRIIKEYKAAFGHFKQGGWFRDDEIDYLGKIYGKLVSESLESLDDLLVVITAKKLRMSDEERLSAIDGIYKDMSEKLQFLRKFNDQTEVLSLQRAKEMKDAKTLGRIYGDP from the coding sequence ATGAAAAAGTATGTCATTATTCTGGGATTATTATGTTTTTATTTGGCGGCAGGAATGGTTGCAAAAGCGCAGGTTGCCGAACTTGAACAATTGGCGTTAAATATTGAAAAACTTGCGCAATTCAAGAATATTCTTTCAGATATGAAAAAGGGATACGAGATCCTGACAGGTGGTTATAACACGGTAAAAAATATTTCAGAGGGTAATTTCAAATTGCACCAGGTTTTTCTTGACGGATTAATGGATGTTAGCCCAGCTGTAAAAAAGTACAAGCGGGTAGGCGATATTATAAATTATCAGTTGCGAATTATTAAGGAGTATAAAGCGGCATTCGGACATTTTAAACAGGGTGGGTGGTTCCGCGATGATGAGATTGATTACCTGGGGAAAATATATGGTAAGTTGGTAAGTGAAAGTTTGGAGAGTTTGGATGATTTGCTTGTTGTTATTACGGCAAAGAAACTACGTATGTCAGATGAAGAAAGACTTTCTGCTATAGACGGTATTTATAAGGATATGTCCGAGAAATTGCAGTTTCTCCGCAAGTTTAATGATCAGACGGAGGTCCTTAGTTTGCAACGGGCCAAAGAAATGAAGGACGCAAAGACCCTCGGTCGTATTTACGGTGATCCATAG
- a CDS encoding DUF4134 domain-containing protein — protein MIMWRKTASGSKGERYALITTVLCFLCSISSHAQDGSKGIEEANSLVRQYFDTGINLMYAVGAVLGLVGAVRVYQRWSGGDPHTGQIAASWFGSCIFLVIVATVLRSFFGL, from the coding sequence ATGATTATGTGGCGTAAGACTGCTTCAGGCAGTAAAGGGGAGCGCTATGCGCTTATTACAACAGTTCTTTGTTTTTTATGCAGTATTAGTTCCCATGCCCAGGATGGCAGTAAGGGGATCGAAGAAGCAAACTCGTTAGTACGGCAGTATTTTGATACCGGAATCAATTTAATGTATGCCGTGGGTGCCGTACTTGGGTTGGTTGGAGCGGTGAGGGTGTACCAGCGATGGAGCGGAGGGGATCCACATACAGGACAAATTGCGGCAAGCTGGTTTGGTAGTTGCATCTTCCTGGTAATTGTGGCCACAGTATTGCGTTCATTTTTCGGACTATAA
- a CDS encoding response regulator transcription factor → MRKDLSLNNPINSANAIISPVVKQRIRLVEVMANAGLLLLIALQVKMNIFSLRKVNKRLKETETRLQECGQLKRNEKFRENCQQFNLTSREQEIAFLVYTGVTYKEIAKQLFIAERTVSKHVQHIFDKMSVSNKAKFIYKISA, encoded by the coding sequence ATGAGAAAGGATTTATCCCTTAACAACCCAATTAATAGTGCGAATGCTATTATTTCTCCAGTTGTGAAACAAAGAATACGGCTAGTAGAGGTTATGGCAAATGCAGGTTTACTTTTGCTGATTGCTTTGCAGGTTAAAATGAACATATTTTCTTTAAGAAAAGTGAATAAGCGTCTTAAAGAAACGGAGACTCGATTACAGGAGTGCGGCCAGTTGAAGAGAAATGAGAAGTTTAGAGAAAACTGCCAGCAATTTAATCTAACCAGCCGTGAGCAGGAAATTGCTTTTTTGGTGTATACGGGTGTTACTTACAAAGAAATTGCCAAACAGCTTTTTATTGCAGAAAGAACCGTGTCAAAGCATGTGCAACACATTTTTGATAAAATGAGCGTTTCTAACAAAGCCAAATTTATATATAAGATAAGCGCTTAA
- a CDS encoding helix-turn-helix domain-containing protein: MPYKPPLLFQAPGQWQSTKTESTGLPPGQQLVLMFATPYLTSWGNKKENYVLQQIYQWANITLALVTIHLSEYSLFEVTCEHDFKAFQYTLQGYGFAALYNHGCIPLYEGTYTLQYIPKGSHKVILSAGTYHYFYMISDTFLSTPTSIDPHIDAQNQYTEKGKNNSVVTRLPMDHRVKDLIRRLLELPGNEPEVPFTTISIITKLNRHYYRQINNMVGEPKPIDFRAWVNTFLANNMDISVRQLIQKIKQDFSMEATTLRNYWIKSGHKKDSPRASFKKLRFEYALYLIAVENLSSKQAQEQLGFKNHSNFVEEFNNYFGYPPNQIDKFLIR, from the coding sequence ATGCCTTACAAACCACCCCTATTATTTCAGGCTCCAGGCCAATGGCAAAGTACCAAAACTGAAAGCACCGGCCTCCCTCCCGGTCAGCAGCTGGTATTAATGTTTGCCACCCCCTACCTTACCAGTTGGGGAAATAAAAAAGAAAACTATGTACTTCAGCAAATTTACCAATGGGCAAACATCACATTAGCACTTGTCACCATACATCTCTCAGAATATTCATTATTTGAAGTAACCTGTGAACATGATTTCAAGGCATTTCAATATACATTACAGGGCTACGGATTTGCGGCACTTTACAATCATGGATGCATACCGCTCTATGAAGGAACATACACCCTCCAATACATACCAAAGGGCTCTCATAAAGTAATCTTATCAGCGGGTACCTATCACTATTTTTACATGATCTCTGACACCTTTCTGAGCACTCCCACAAGCATTGATCCACATATTGACGCACAAAATCAATATACTGAAAAAGGTAAAAACAATAGCGTAGTTACCAGATTACCAATGGATCACAGGGTAAAAGACCTCATCCGAAGACTGCTCGAATTGCCCGGTAACGAACCAGAAGTTCCATTTACAACAATCTCGATAATAACCAAATTAAATAGGCACTATTACCGGCAGATCAATAACATGGTCGGAGAACCAAAGCCGATCGATTTCCGGGCATGGGTAAACACATTTCTGGCCAATAACATGGACATTTCTGTAAGGCAGCTCATACAGAAAATAAAGCAGGATTTTTCGATGGAGGCGACTACGCTGCGGAACTACTGGATAAAGTCGGGGCATAAAAAGGACTCACCAAGAGCAAGTTTTAAAAAACTAAGATTTGAGTATGCCTTATATCTTATAGCAGTCGAAAATTTGTCAAGCAAACAGGCCCAGGAACAGTTAGGTTTTAAAAACCATTCAAATTTTGTAGAAGAATTCAATAACTATTTTGGTTATCCTCCAAACCAAATAGATAAATTTTTAATACGGTAA
- a CDS encoding MauE/DoxX family redox-associated membrane protein, producing the protein MEVILTHTNKATCTKILLKICILILLLYFYSLGLQKCIALSSYRFWLNRVPVAKTFSDILYIIIPVLQLLLAAMLLHKKTRMAALYYIIISQLAYVVLIGYIFYFTPYLVWPWHPFWTKADWFEILLLTLSTAWLAFVSLKLHMKLLKIEKRLF; encoded by the coding sequence GTGGAAGTAATATTGACACATACCAACAAGGCAACCTGCACAAAGATATTATTAAAGATTTGTATCCTGATATTGCTATTATACTTCTACAGCCTCGGACTTCAAAAATGCATTGCACTATCCAGCTATCGATTTTGGCTAAACAGAGTTCCGGTTGCAAAAACATTTTCGGATATTCTTTATATAATTATACCAGTGTTACAACTCTTGCTTGCAGCAATGCTATTACACAAGAAAACCCGGATGGCTGCACTATATTATATAATCATCTCCCAATTAGCATACGTTGTATTAATAGGATACATATTCTATTTCACTCCATATTTAGTATGGCCGTGGCACCCATTTTGGACGAAAGCAGATTGGTTTGAGATTCTTTTGCTTACGTTGAGTACTGCATGGTTGGCATTTGTAAGTTTGAAATTGCATATGAAATTGCTAAAAATCGAGAAACGTTTATTTTAA
- the traJ gene encoding conjugative transposon protein TraJ: MKKMWETSVIAVVVGMLLPLNGSAQTDVNDWTGEIQSLHSVLDQLHAEMLPLCSELIGVGRGIAGFAALWFIAARVWGHISRAEAIDFYPLFKPFVIGTAVAFFPACIALIQGVMQPVVNGTGNMVQKSDAAIAVLLKQKEDAVKNSKYYEMYVGPSGEGDRDAWYRHAYPDEDPSGEGWMEKIGNNVRFAMAKASYNFRNSIKEAIAEILQLLFAAASLAINTMRTFNLIILAILGPLAFGLSVFDGFGHTLKHWLARYINVFLWLPIANIFGALIGKIQEQMLKIDINQIADAGDTFFSRTDLGYMIFLIIGILGYFSVPNIANQVLWVGGGDSLSGRVTGAAMAAGGVAAGMAGAAAGGVENLAAGAVSGAGNIMKAPFNVHEGYSGKDTGSGMAGKIGSKIGGAGAYMYDKLKGGGKKDKEKE; encoded by the coding sequence ATGAAGAAGATGTGGGAAACCTCTGTAATAGCCGTGGTTGTGGGCATGCTATTGCCATTAAACGGAAGCGCGCAGACAGACGTAAACGACTGGACAGGCGAAATTCAGAGCCTGCATAGCGTTTTAGATCAATTGCATGCGGAAATGTTACCGCTTTGCAGTGAACTTATCGGTGTTGGGCGGGGAATTGCTGGTTTTGCTGCTCTTTGGTTTATTGCAGCCAGGGTTTGGGGGCATATTTCTCGTGCAGAAGCGATTGATTTCTATCCGCTATTTAAACCGTTCGTAATTGGCACTGCCGTGGCTTTTTTTCCGGCGTGTATAGCTCTTATTCAGGGTGTCATGCAGCCGGTCGTTAACGGCACTGGGAATATGGTACAAAAATCAGATGCTGCTATTGCGGTTTTACTCAAACAGAAGGAAGATGCCGTTAAAAATTCAAAGTATTATGAAATGTATGTAGGGCCGTCAGGGGAAGGAGACCGGGATGCGTGGTATCGTCACGCATACCCGGATGAGGATCCTTCCGGTGAGGGCTGGATGGAAAAGATTGGGAATAACGTCCGGTTTGCTATGGCAAAGGCTTCCTATAATTTCAGAAACAGTATTAAGGAAGCAATTGCGGAGATCCTTCAATTACTCTTTGCGGCTGCATCTCTTGCAATAAATACTATGCGGACATTTAACCTGATCATCCTTGCGATCCTGGGGCCGCTTGCATTTGGGCTATCTGTTTTTGATGGATTTGGACACACTCTTAAGCATTGGTTGGCTCGTTATATAAACGTCTTTTTGTGGCTCCCCATTGCGAATATTTTTGGTGCGCTTATCGGAAAAATCCAGGAACAGATGTTGAAGATTGATATCAACCAGATTGCCGATGCCGGAGATACTTTTTTCAGCAGGACGGACCTGGGGTATATGATTTTTTTGATAATTGGCATATTAGGATACTTCTCCGTGCCCAATATTGCAAACCAGGTTTTATGGGTTGGAGGGGGCGATTCTCTCTCTGGTCGGGTAACCGGTGCTGCAATGGCGGCTGGTGGTGTTGCAGCTGGAATGGCTGGTGCTGCTGCGGGTGGTGTCGAAAATCTTGCTGCCGGAGCGGTTTCGGGTGCTGGTAATATAATGAAGGCACCATTCAATGTTCATGAAGGATATAGCGGAAAAGATACCGGATCGGGGATGGCCGGTAAAATTGGAAGCAAGATCGGCGGCGCTGGTGCTTACATGTATGATAAATTAAAGGGAGGTGGTAAAAAAGACAAGGAAAAAGAATAG
- a CDS encoding DUF4133 domain-containing protein codes for MNQPVMFKGLKAQYIWYLGGGLVALLVGFAILYICGVNMFICLGIVFITGGILFKRVYRMSGKYGEHGLMKKIGNRQIPDWIKNNSRKVFIR; via the coding sequence GTGAACCAGCCTGTAATGTTTAAAGGACTTAAAGCACAATATATATGGTACCTGGGCGGTGGATTGGTGGCCTTGTTGGTCGGATTTGCCATATTATATATATGCGGTGTGAATATGTTCATTTGCCTTGGAATTGTTTTTATAACGGGAGGTATTCTTTTTAAAAGGGTTTATCGCATGAGCGGGAAATACGGTGAGCATGGATTGATGAAAAAAATTGGCAACCGACAGATTCCTGATTGGATTAAAAACAATAGCAGGAAGGTATTTATAAGGTAA
- a CDS encoding SusC/RagA family TonB-linked outer membrane protein — MKKKALLGVLALLCLYLIPISQNNPKEYREITGTVRNSSGEPLSGATITNTRTGKGSVTNASGKFTLPTVTEDDKLRVSYIGYAIQFVTVKKNTELDITLKDATNELDRVVVQAYGTTSDRLRTGNISKVTAADIAKQPVMNVLNVLQGLSPGVDVVNTSGYASGVVKIEIRGRNGINPNFSSDPLYVIDGVPLTILNLNGLESYAGGSTGVNQSSNNLGPANGQSPFFNINPNDIESIEVLKDADATAIYGSRGAKGVILITTKKGKPGKTTLEMNVSYGATEITKMYDMLNTEQYVALRREALKNDGLPIDSKNAPDLVLWDTTKYTNWQKALMSGGSSILANATVSGGNTYTTFRLSGDYSSQKDLSTYSGANQRGSFSANVAHQSTNRRLRVNLSTIYASSKVNLKRMPLLTTLPPNAPSIWNADGNPNYAGWAPLDNLYRFGSLVNPYESKINNLNASLSTSYEISKGLSFKTNLGYDYLQSGQVQLDLIRSKNPKNNSKGSNQFSNLIAINQIVEPQLEYNGFIGKGKLNLLAGGSWQNHLSTSTLWEGRGYANDALLRSVNNAPERDVYNNRGDYRYAAVFGRVGYNLLERYLLNLNMRRDGSSRFGPGRQFGNFGSIGAGWIFGDEAWIKRSIPALSFGKIRASIGTTGSDDVGDYQFLSRWGFGPAGRSYNGILPLIPSSHLDSLIQWQVNYKTEVGFALGFLKDRITADISWYRTRCNNQLVALPTPTYSGFDFVTTNSPANVENTGWEIILKGKPLQSTNLNWDISFNISLNRNRLLSYPNFSASPYYGAMQLGQPLNTIRVLHYTGVDPSSGNYSFEDRNGNGKVENNKPYEDDTYFLDLTPKYFGGLNNSLTYKRWQLSFLFYFKKQIGRSVLSTVNYPGGIYNYPSIILDRWQQEGDITAIPRPSTNPSSVLFNQYKNSDGVWTDASFIRLQNLVLSYRLGETACRKLGISDCSAFFKGQNLLIISNYEGLDPEVQNFGSPPKPLILTFGISLKF; from the coding sequence ATGAAAAAGAAAGCGCTCCTGGGCGTGCTGGCATTGCTATGTCTTTACCTCATCCCTATTAGCCAAAACAACCCAAAAGAGTACCGGGAAATTACCGGCACTGTACGTAATTCCTCCGGAGAACCGCTCTCCGGTGCCACCATTACCAATACCCGAACGGGAAAGGGCTCCGTAACAAATGCCTCCGGCAAGTTTACGCTGCCCACAGTAACAGAAGATGACAAATTGCGCGTTAGCTATATTGGCTATGCCATCCAATTTGTGACCGTTAAAAAAAACACTGAGTTGGACATTACCTTAAAGGATGCCACTAATGAATTAGATAGGGTGGTGGTGCAGGCTTACGGTACTACAAGCGACAGGCTGCGTACAGGAAATATTTCCAAAGTAACAGCCGCAGATATTGCGAAGCAGCCGGTGATGAATGTGCTAAATGTGTTGCAGGGCCTGAGTCCAGGAGTAGATGTTGTAAATACCAGCGGATATGCCAGCGGCGTTGTAAAAATCGAGATCAGAGGCCGTAATGGAATCAATCCAAATTTTTCATCTGACCCCCTGTATGTTATTGATGGAGTGCCATTAACCATTTTGAATTTGAATGGCCTGGAATCATATGCGGGCGGATCTACCGGGGTTAACCAGTCTAGTAATAATTTAGGGCCTGCTAATGGTCAAAGCCCTTTTTTTAATATTAATCCCAACGATATTGAAAGCATCGAGGTATTAAAAGATGCTGACGCCACTGCCATTTACGGATCACGGGGTGCAAAGGGGGTGATATTGATCACCACGAAGAAGGGAAAGCCCGGCAAGACAACCCTGGAAATGAATGTATCTTATGGAGCCACCGAAATCACGAAAATGTACGATATGCTTAATACGGAGCAGTACGTTGCCTTGCGCAGGGAGGCATTAAAGAATGATGGCCTACCCATTGATTCAAAAAATGCGCCGGATTTAGTGCTTTGGGATACTACAAAGTACACCAACTGGCAAAAAGCACTCATGAGCGGAGGATCCTCCATTCTGGCGAATGCAACGGTGTCTGGCGGGAACACTTATACCACTTTTCGCCTTTCGGGTGATTATTCCAGCCAAAAAGATCTTTCGACCTATAGCGGGGCCAATCAACGGGGATCCTTTTCGGCGAATGTAGCCCATCAATCAACAAATAGACGATTGCGTGTCAATTTGTCCACTATTTACGCATCATCAAAGGTGAACTTAAAGAGAATGCCATTGTTAACAACGCTGCCTCCAAATGCACCGTCGATCTGGAATGCAGATGGTAATCCGAACTATGCGGGCTGGGCACCGTTGGATAATTTGTACCGGTTTGGTAGCCTTGTAAATCCCTATGAGTCTAAAATTAATAATCTGAATGCAAGCCTTAGTACCAGCTATGAAATCTCTAAGGGGTTGAGTTTTAAAACCAACCTGGGGTATGACTACCTGCAATCCGGCCAGGTCCAGCTGGACCTCATTCGGTCAAAAAATCCTAAAAATAATTCCAAAGGGAGCAACCAGTTTAGTAATCTGATTGCCATTAATCAGATTGTTGAACCCCAGTTAGAGTACAACGGTTTCATAGGAAAGGGTAAACTGAACCTGCTTGCAGGAGGGTCCTGGCAGAATCATTTGTCAACTTCTACCCTGTGGGAGGGAAGGGGGTATGCTAACGATGCGCTGTTGCGATCCGTAAATAATGCTCCTGAAAGGGATGTATATAATAACAGAGGCGACTATAGATACGCTGCTGTTTTTGGACGTGTTGGTTATAACCTGCTGGAACGGTACCTTCTAAATCTTAACATGCGCCGGGATGGTTCCAGCCGATTTGGACCCGGCAGGCAGTTTGGTAATTTTGGTTCGATAGGGGCGGGATGGATATTTGGAGATGAAGCATGGATAAAGCGATCCATACCAGCATTAAGTTTTGGGAAGATTCGCGCAAGTATTGGCACTACCGGAAGCGATGATGTTGGAGATTACCAGTTTTTGAGTCGTTGGGGGTTTGGTCCTGCCGGTAGATCTTATAACGGCATATTGCCATTAATACCTTCAAGTCACCTGGATTCTTTGATTCAATGGCAGGTGAACTATAAAACGGAAGTAGGTTTTGCATTGGGATTTTTAAAGGATCGCATAACGGCAGATATCTCCTGGTACCGGACCCGTTGCAATAATCAGCTGGTTGCGCTACCAACTCCCACGTATTCGGGTTTTGATTTTGTGACAACGAATAGTCCGGCCAACGTGGAAAATACCGGATGGGAAATTATATTAAAAGGAAAACCACTGCAATCAACGAACCTTAACTGGGATATAAGTTTTAATATTAGTCTGAATCGCAACCGGTTGCTTTCATATCCGAATTTTTCTGCATCTCCATATTATGGAGCGATGCAACTTGGTCAGCCGCTCAATACAATCCGGGTATTGCACTATACAGGTGTGGATCCATCCTCCGGAAACTACAGCTTCGAGGACCGCAATGGTAATGGTAAAGTAGAGAATAACAAACCCTATGAAGATGATACTTATTTTCTGGATCTTACTCCCAAATACTTTGGCGGCTTAAATAATAGCCTTACGTATAAGCGCTGGCAGTTAAGCTTTTTATTTTACTTTAAAAAACAAATAGGACGTAGTGTCTTATCAACAGTCAATTATCCTGGCGGCATTTACAACTATCCTTCAATTATTCTGGACCGCTGGCAACAAGAAGGTGACATTACTGCTATTCCCCGTCCTAGCACCAACCCTTCATCTGTGCTATTTAATCAGTATAAGAATTCAGACGGTGTTTGGACGGATGCATCCTTTATCCGGTTACAAAACCTTGTTCTAAGCTACCGGCTGGGAGAAACAGCTTGTCGCAAACTTGGCATTTCGGATTGCAGTGCGTTTTTCAAGGGGCAAAATCTTTTGATCATTTCGAATTATGAGGGCCTTGACCCGGAAGTGCAGAATTTCGGATCGCCACCAAAGCCGCTGATCCTCACTTTTGGTATTTCATTAAAATTTTAA
- a CDS encoding RagB/SusD family nutrient uptake outer membrane protein: MTLLSYYSSLKRFDKFIIHVTVFLFLQMHISGCKKLIEIPPPVSTITTEQVFASPAEATAAMAGIYSELISGNANFASYSTTVYCGMSADELTVVNTTEGPQFAKNNLFSGNLIVGYNFWQSLYANVYRANAIIEGLQNSTNINDSIKAELVGEARFIRAFCNFYLVNLFGPVPLVTTSNWRKTNLLARAPTDKVYEQIVADLKDAKEKLAKDYSVGKGERIIPNKTAATALLARVYLYMGDLVHAEQEATTVINSPEMALEPLENIFGTKSREAIWQLKQNNTSGTYNATPEGYFIRPLSRNSDYQPGVWITDFFLNSLQPEDHRKDAWVDSTRFAVDNLIYYFPGKYKEGLGEAIVNGPYKQYYMVLRLAEQYLIRAEALIKQNQYSKATEDINLIRIRAGLGPLETTLSPDDIMNALIKERQVEFFAEWGNRWLDLKRWGLADGLLGTLKGSDWQPTDKLYPIPDGELKKNANMTQNDGY; the protein is encoded by the coding sequence ATGACTCTTTTATCATATTATAGTAGCTTGAAGCGGTTTGATAAATTTATAATTCATGTGACAGTCTTTTTATTTTTACAAATGCATATTTCCGGGTGCAAAAAGTTAATTGAAATTCCTCCTCCGGTTAGTACAATTACAACAGAACAGGTTTTCGCATCACCCGCTGAGGCAACTGCTGCAATGGCCGGAATTTATAGCGAATTGATTTCGGGTAACGCTAATTTTGCGAGCTATTCTACAACGGTATATTGCGGAATGAGTGCCGATGAATTAACAGTTGTCAACACTACAGAGGGGCCACAATTTGCTAAAAATAATTTGTTTAGTGGTAATTTAATTGTCGGGTATAATTTCTGGCAAAGTCTTTATGCAAATGTCTACCGGGCAAATGCAATAATAGAAGGACTACAAAACAGTACAAATATCAATGATTCTATTAAGGCTGAACTTGTTGGAGAAGCGCGATTTATACGCGCATTTTGCAATTTTTATCTGGTCAACCTTTTTGGGCCTGTTCCCCTTGTTACCACATCCAACTGGCGTAAGACAAACTTGCTTGCCAGGGCACCAACGGATAAGGTGTACGAACAGATTGTAGCAGACCTGAAAGATGCGAAAGAAAAGCTCGCAAAAGATTATTCAGTTGGCAAAGGAGAGCGCATCATTCCGAATAAAACGGCTGCTACAGCGCTTCTTGCAAGAGTATATCTTTATATGGGTGATTTGGTCCATGCGGAACAGGAGGCAACTACTGTTATTAATAGCCCCGAAATGGCTCTGGAACCTCTTGAAAATATTTTTGGCACAAAAAGCAGGGAAGCGATTTGGCAGTTAAAGCAGAACAATACATCAGGGACTTACAATGCAACGCCAGAAGGCTACTTTATTCGTCCATTGTCGCGCAATTCGGACTATCAGCCTGGAGTTTGGATAACGGATTTTTTCTTAAATAGCCTTCAACCGGAAGATCACAGGAAGGATGCCTGGGTGGATAGTACCAGGTTTGCCGTAGATAATTTGATCTATTATTTTCCTGGAAAATATAAAGAAGGATTGGGGGAGGCGATTGTGAATGGACCTTATAAGCAGTATTATATGGTATTACGACTTGCTGAACAATACTTGATCAGGGCTGAGGCGCTAATAAAACAAAACCAATATTCTAAGGCGACAGAGGATATAAATTTAATTCGTATAAGGGCGGGACTGGGACCATTGGAGACGACACTTTCTCCTGACGATATAATGAATGCATTGATTAAGGAACGGCAAGTCGAATTTTTTGCTGAATGGGGAAATCGCTGGCTGGACCTAAAACGTTGGGGTCTTGCAGATGGATTGTTAGGTACGTTAAAGGGAAGTGATTGGCAGCCTACAGACAAACTATATCCCATACCAGATGGGGAGCTTAAAAAGAATGCAAATATGACGCAAAATGATGGGTATTAA
- a CDS encoding conjugal transfer protein TraI has protein sequence MKKIVLIISLSFGLALMPTQKSHAIVWVVVKAALKKVIKAMDLAVQRLQNKTIWLQNAQKTLENTLSKVKLDEISDWVKKNKDQYAKYYDELAQVKAAISGYRKVKEIISKQIRLVEEYKRAFGLFKQDAHFSPEEIAYMTRVYTGIVDESIKSLDQLFLVITSMDTKMTDGRRLEIISQAAERIDAALSDLRLFNVQNAKLSLQRAKDLRDVESVKALYGIE, from the coding sequence ATGAAAAAGATTGTGTTAATAATTTCACTAAGTTTTGGCCTCGCATTAATGCCTACTCAAAAAAGCCATGCTATTGTTTGGGTTGTTGTTAAAGCCGCACTGAAAAAGGTGATAAAGGCAATGGACCTGGCAGTACAGCGCCTGCAAAATAAAACGATTTGGTTGCAGAACGCTCAAAAGACTTTGGAAAATACGCTTTCCAAAGTCAAGTTGGACGAAATTTCTGATTGGGTTAAGAAGAATAAGGATCAATATGCCAAGTACTATGATGAGCTTGCCCAGGTGAAAGCGGCGATCAGCGGTTACCGAAAGGTGAAAGAAATTATTTCCAAGCAAATCCGGCTGGTGGAAGAGTACAAACGGGCGTTTGGTCTTTTTAAACAGGATGCCCATTTTAGTCCTGAAGAAATTGCCTATATGACCAGGGTATATACGGGTATTGTTGACGAAAGCATAAAGAGCCTGGACCAACTCTTTTTAGTTATTACATCTATGGATACCAAAATGACGGATGGCAGGCGCTTAGAAATAATTTCTCAGGCGGCCGAAAGAATTGATGCAGCGCTTTCAGATCTTCGGTTATTTAACGTTCAGAATGCTAAACTCAGTTTGCAACGAGCAAAAGATTTGAGGGATGTGGAATCAGTTAAGGCATTATACGGAATTGAATAA